Proteins from a single region of Cetobacterium sp. ZOR0034:
- the ileS gene encoding isoleucine--tRNA ligase has translation MEERDYGKTLNLPKTSFQMRANLPTKEPNILKKWDDQKIYEKGLEKGSKTFILHDGPPYANGGIHIGHALNKILKDIILKYKRLSGYSVPYVPGWDTHGLPIELKVSEELGAKMKEMSPLEIREKCTEYAKKWVEVQKEGFQRLGILGEWDNPYLTLNPEYEAKQLEVFGELYENGYIFKGLKPIYWSPVTETALAEAEIEYKNHVSPSIYVKMEANEEIMEKLGMTESLYLVIWTTTPWTLPANTGIALNGEFEYGIYKTEKGNLILAKVLADKAFLDMGVKEVELVKEFVGADLENLTYKHPFLDRTGKVVLGTHVTAEAGTGVVHTAPGHGQDDYVVGVRYGLPIISPINNKGVLTEEAGQFAGLFYKKANKVIAEHLTETGHLLSYKEFEHSYPHDWRSKTPVIFRATEQWFIRCEGSDLREKALKALDDVKFVPEWGRNRIGSMLETRPDWCISRQRTWGVPIPVFYNEVTGKEIFEREILDRVIGIVKTEGSAAWVKYSAEELIGEELLVKYNLKGLELRKETNIMDVWFDSGVSHRSVLETREGLHRPADLYLEGSDQHRGWFQTSLLTSVGSTGDAPFKMLLTHGFVNDGEGKKMSKSVGNVVAPQDVIKVYGADILRLWCASVDYSEDVKISDNILKQMAEAYRRVRNTARYILGNSADFNPATDAVAYEDLMEIDKWALNKLERLKRTVTESYEKYEFYNLFQEIHYFSGIDMSAFYLDIIKDRLYTEKADSKERRAAQTVMSEVLVTLTKMVAPILSFTAEEIWETLPESLKDSESVLLTDWYANNDQYLNDELDTKWEEIAKLRKDVNKTLELARQGENKIIGNSLDAKVILNTADADLEKFLQENKEILEEVFIVSQLVIANEKDDSFVKGEEQEALFVKVEHADGEKCERCWKYSTELGTNPEHETICPRCTSALVD, from the coding sequence ATGGAAGAAAGAGATTACGGTAAAACGTTAAACCTTCCGAAAACAAGTTTCCAAATGAGGGCGAACTTACCAACGAAGGAACCAAACATCTTAAAAAAATGGGATGATCAAAAAATTTATGAAAAGGGATTAGAAAAGGGGAGTAAAACATTTATACTTCACGATGGACCTCCATACGCTAACGGTGGAATTCATATTGGTCATGCTTTAAATAAAATCTTAAAAGATATTATTTTAAAGTATAAAAGATTATCTGGATATTCAGTACCTTATGTACCTGGATGGGATACTCATGGATTACCAATCGAGTTAAAAGTTAGTGAAGAGTTAGGCGCTAAAATGAAAGAGATGTCACCTCTTGAAATTAGAGAGAAGTGTACAGAGTACGCTAAGAAATGGGTAGAAGTTCAAAAAGAAGGATTCCAAAGATTAGGAATTTTAGGGGAATGGGATAATCCATACCTAACTTTAAACCCAGAGTATGAAGCAAAGCAATTAGAAGTATTTGGAGAACTTTATGAAAATGGATATATATTCAAAGGATTAAAGCCAATTTACTGGTCTCCAGTTACAGAAACAGCTTTAGCGGAAGCAGAAATTGAGTATAAAAATCACGTTTCTCCATCGATCTACGTAAAGATGGAAGCTAACGAAGAGATTATGGAAAAGTTAGGAATGACTGAATCACTTTATTTAGTTATCTGGACAACAACTCCATGGACTTTACCAGCGAACACTGGAATAGCATTAAACGGAGAGTTTGAGTACGGAATATACAAAACAGAAAAAGGAAACTTAATCTTAGCAAAAGTTTTAGCTGATAAAGCATTCCTTGATATGGGAGTAAAAGAAGTAGAGCTAGTAAAAGAGTTCGTAGGAGCAGACTTAGAAAACTTAACTTATAAGCACCCATTCTTAGATAGAACTGGAAAAGTTGTTTTAGGAACTCACGTAACTGCAGAAGCAGGTACAGGAGTAGTACATACAGCACCAGGACACGGTCAAGATGACTATGTTGTAGGAGTTAGATACGGATTACCAATTATCTCTCCAATCAATAACAAAGGAGTTTTAACTGAAGAAGCTGGACAATTTGCTGGATTATTCTATAAAAAAGCAAACAAAGTTATAGCTGAACATTTAACAGAAACAGGACATCTGTTAAGTTACAAAGAGTTTGAGCACTCTTATCCACACGATTGGAGATCAAAAACTCCAGTAATATTTAGAGCAACTGAGCAATGGTTCATTAGATGTGAAGGGTCTGATTTAAGAGAAAAGGCTTTAAAAGCATTAGATGATGTTAAGTTTGTTCCTGAATGGGGAAGAAATAGAATTGGTTCAATGTTAGAGACAAGACCTGACTGGTGTATCTCGAGACAAAGAACTTGGGGAGTACCAATTCCTGTATTCTATAATGAAGTAACTGGAAAAGAGATTTTCGAAAGAGAGATTTTAGATAGAGTTATTGGAATAGTAAAAACTGAAGGATCTGCAGCTTGGGTTAAATACTCAGCAGAAGAGTTAATCGGAGAAGAGCTTTTAGTAAAATATAACTTAAAAGGTTTAGAGTTAAGAAAAGAAACAAACATAATGGACGTTTGGTTCGATTCAGGTGTTTCTCATAGATCTGTATTAGAAACTAGAGAGGGACTTCATAGACCAGCTGATCTATACTTAGAGGGATCAGATCAACATAGAGGATGGTTCCAAACATCTCTATTAACATCTGTTGGATCAACAGGAGATGCTCCATTTAAGATGTTATTAACTCACGGATTTGTAAATGATGGTGAAGGGAAAAAGATGTCTAAATCTGTAGGAAACGTTGTTGCACCTCAAGATGTAATCAAAGTTTACGGAGCAGATATATTAAGATTATGGTGTGCTTCAGTAGATTACAGCGAAGATGTAAAAATCTCTGATAACATCTTAAAGCAAATGGCAGAAGCTTACAGAAGAGTAAGAAATACAGCTAGATATATCTTAGGAAACTCAGCAGATTTCAATCCAGCAACAGATGCAGTAGCATATGAGGATTTAATGGAAATCGATAAGTGGGCATTAAATAAGTTAGAGAGATTAAAGAGAACAGTAACAGAGTCATATGAAAAGTATGAGTTCTACAATCTGTTCCAAGAGATTCACTACTTCTCAGGAATCGATATGTCAGCATTCTACCTTGATATAATCAAAGATAGATTATATACAGAGAAAGCGGATTCAAAAGAGAGAAGAGCAGCTCAAACAGTAATGTCAGAAGTTTTAGTAACTTTAACTAAAATGGTTGCACCAATCCTATCATTCACTGCAGAAGAGATCTGGGAAACATTACCAGAGTCATTAAAAGATTCTGAGTCAGTACTATTAACTGACTGGTATGCAAACAACGATCAATACTTAAATGATGAGTTAGATACGAAGTGGGAAGAGATTGCTAAACTTAGAAAAGATGTAAACAAAACTTTAGAGTTAGCAAGACAAGGTGAAAATAAAATAATAGGAAACTCTTTAGATGCAAAAGTTATATTAAATACAGCAGATGCAGATTTAGAGAAGTTCTTACAAGAGAATAAAGAGATTTTAGAAGAGGTATTCATAGTTTCTCAATTAGTAATTGCTAATGAAAAAGATGATTCATTCGTAAAAGGTGAGGAGCAAGAAGCTTTATTTGTAAAAGTAGAGCATGCAGATGGAGAAAAATGTGAAAGATGTTGGAAGTACTCAACAGAGTTAGGAACTAACCCTGAGCACGAAACAATCTGTCCAAGATGTACATCGGCACTAGTTGATTAA
- the lspA gene encoding signal peptidase II: MLYIGIIFVLVFLDQISKYEIDTWLIEGETFPVIGNFFHLTYVKNRGIAFGMFQGKLDIISILTVVVIFGLGFYFYKNREKFSVVEKLGYSFILGGAIGNIIDRICRGFVIDMIDFRGIWVFVFNLADVWINIGVILIIIDSLLESKSKKRN, from the coding sequence GTGTTATATATAGGGATAATATTTGTATTAGTTTTTCTAGATCAAATCTCAAAATATGAAATAGACACTTGGTTAATAGAAGGAGAAACGTTCCCCGTAATTGGGAACTTTTTCCATCTAACATATGTAAAAAATAGAGGGATAGCTTTTGGAATGTTTCAAGGGAAATTAGATATAATCTCTATACTTACAGTTGTTGTGATATTTGGACTAGGGTTTTATTTTTACAAAAATAGAGAGAAGTTTTCGGTTGTTGAAAAGTTAGGGTACTCGTTTATTTTAGGTGGAGCAATTGGTAATATAATCGATAGAATATGTAGAGGTTTTGTTATTGATATGATCGACTTTAGAGGAATATGGGTATTTGTATTCAATTTAGCGGATGTTTGGATAAATATAGGAGTTATTCTAATAATAATAGATAGCTTATTAGAAAGTAAAAGCAAAAAGAGAAATTAG
- a CDS encoding ATP-binding protein, translating to MRIKKNSLLIKIIFYNDIAIFLTSILIAVVVILTSFQDMEQRVEDTTKNKMNLLMGNYKSYFGEIRNDVYKEIAKYRINEGNQRVAEMLKYNLLKEDFRNYYNSVITIISSEGELLAEYGNKGNLGTLTEDNIHILLETSTKKEFEELGYYLAEVQGKIYGRVVIPYGTEDITYYLVVSVPINRDFLTSLTEGLELGSKDKIYFVTNSSDKSELQAKFFFSHRTYREILRKDYKNYYLNKKINGLSYYVGIYNLIGYNDSYLGSFVISLSKEKLTEEKLMTAIYIGILVLLIMIISSTVSSKVFRKLLLPLSQIADLADKISNGEKVEDIKVVGQGEIRTLSISFKEMIEKLNVAQEDLTLQNKELVRNIEKIEAIDKLLMGMNIEQDTFKTIKKLVNGFTSEVGLGYSRAMYFRYSRENDYLIGEEISINRTLKEESRKGFKFQLKNLKELILFTKVPINNESLLAKSFREQKIIYKNDDGYKYDLGNDVLKAVGLKNFFIFPIHGAGKFSGVILVDNYTKDVRINQEELELLNLLSMNFSIGINNKEIVLDTLESQRVMTIEKLATRFLRLRGEVVDKLLKCVDSENPDEKIIEELTTIKPYLTRIKEDNESLKFYSEEKEVIYERVCLDKVINEAIADYSKKFKSENISVSFFNATTGSVLGSRKQLEKVIKELIDNACNALLNKKNNRRIDIILSKRRINEKIELKIIDNGDGMSFKQLEDIYEPFVSYSPQTLGLGLFFVHKIIKDHGGVIKHFSEEGNSTEVKITLNAYKEEV from the coding sequence ATGAGAATAAAAAAAAATTCATTGTTGATAAAAATAATTTTTTACAATGATATAGCAATATTTTTAACCTCAATTTTAATTGCTGTAGTTGTAATATTAACATCCTTTCAAGACATGGAACAAAGGGTAGAGGATACAACTAAAAATAAAATGAATCTTCTTATGGGAAACTATAAATCATATTTTGGTGAGATTCGAAATGATGTCTATAAAGAGATTGCAAAATATAGAATAAATGAAGGCAACCAAAGAGTTGCTGAGATGTTGAAATACAACCTTCTGAAAGAGGATTTTAGAAATTATTATAATTCGGTAATAACTATAATCTCCTCTGAAGGAGAACTTTTGGCAGAGTATGGAAATAAAGGGAACTTAGGGACTCTAACAGAGGATAATATTCATATCTTACTTGAGACATCAACTAAGAAAGAGTTTGAAGAATTAGGATATTATTTAGCAGAAGTTCAAGGGAAAATCTATGGAAGAGTAGTAATCCCGTATGGAACTGAAGATATAACATATTACTTGGTTGTTTCAGTTCCAATTAATAGGGATTTTTTAACTTCGTTAACAGAAGGATTAGAATTAGGATCGAAAGATAAGATTTATTTTGTGACTAATAGTTCTGATAAATCTGAACTTCAAGCAAAATTCTTTTTTTCACACAGAACTTATAGAGAGATTTTGAGAAAAGATTATAAAAATTATTATTTGAATAAAAAGATAAATGGTTTATCATATTATGTAGGAATTTATAATTTAATAGGTTATAATGATAGTTATTTAGGAAGTTTTGTTATATCCCTTTCAAAAGAAAAATTGACTGAGGAAAAACTTATGACAGCTATCTATATAGGAATATTAGTTTTACTAATAATGATAATAAGTTCAACCGTTTCGAGCAAAGTATTTAGAAAATTATTGCTACCCCTTAGTCAAATAGCTGACTTAGCTGATAAGATTTCAAACGGAGAAAAAGTTGAGGACATAAAAGTTGTTGGACAAGGTGAGATAAGAACTTTATCAATATCTTTTAAAGAGATGATCGAAAAGTTGAACGTAGCACAAGAGGATCTAACTCTTCAAAATAAAGAGCTTGTAAGAAATATTGAAAAAATTGAAGCTATAGATAAACTTTTAATGGGAATGAATATAGAGCAAGATACGTTTAAAACTATCAAAAAATTAGTTAATGGATTTACATCGGAAGTAGGGCTTGGATATAGTAGAGCTATGTACTTTAGATATAGTAGAGAAAATGACTATTTAATTGGAGAGGAAATATCTATCAATAGAACCCTAAAAGAGGAAAGTAGAAAAGGATTTAAATTCCAATTGAAAAATTTAAAAGAGTTAATCCTATTTACAAAAGTTCCAATAAATAATGAAAGTTTATTAGCGAAATCTTTTAGAGAACAAAAAATTATATATAAAAATGATGACGGATATAAGTATGATTTAGGTAATGATGTTCTAAAAGCTGTTGGTTTAAAGAATTTCTTTATATTTCCAATTCATGGAGCTGGAAAGTTTTCAGGAGTTATTCTTGTAGATAACTATACAAAAGATGTTCGTATAAACCAAGAAGAGTTAGAATTATTAAATCTACTTTCGATGAACTTCTCAATAGGAATTAATAATAAAGAAATCGTGTTAGATACTTTAGAGAGTCAAAGAGTGATGACAATTGAGAAGCTAGCTACAAGATTTTTGAGATTACGTGGAGAGGTTGTAGACAAACTTTTAAAGTGTGTAGACTCTGAAAATCCAGATGAAAAAATAATAGAAGAATTAACAACAATAAAGCCATATTTAACTAGAATTAAAGAGGATAATGAATCTTTGAAATTCTATTCTGAAGAGAAAGAAGTTATATATGAGCGGGTTTGTTTAGATAAAGTTATAAATGAAGCTATAGCAGATTATAGTAAAAAATTTAAAAGTGAAAATATCTCTGTTTCGTTTTTCAATGCTACGACAGGTAGTGTATTAGGAAGCAGAAAACAACTTGAAAAAGTTATTAAGGAGCTTATAGATAACGCATGTAATGCTCTTTTAAATAAAAAGAACAACAGAAGAATAGATATTATTCTATCGAAAAGAAGAATTAATGAAAAAATAGAGTTGAAAATTATTGATAATGGGGACGGAATGTCATTTAAGCAATTAGAGGATATATATGAACCATTTGTAAGTTATTCGCCTCAAACATTAGGGCTTGGATTATTCTTTGTTCATAAGATAATCAAAGATCATGGTGGAGTAATTAAACACTTCTCAGAAGAGGGGAATAGTACAGAAGTAAAAATAACATTAAATGCATATAAGGAGGAAGTCTAA